The segment CCGTTGTGTCGAAGAAAATCTTGACCTGTTCCAAAGAATGAGAGCCGGAGAATTCCCGAACGGCGCGAAAGTGCTCAGAGCAAAAATTGATATGAGTTCTCCGAATTTAAATATGCGCGATCCAGTGATTTACCGCATCATGCATGCGTCGCATCATCGGACTGGAGACACCTGGTGTATTTACCCGATGTATGACTTTGCGCATCCTTTATCGGATGCGCTTGAACATATTACCCATTCGATCTGCACGATGGAGTTTGAAGACCACCGGCCGCTCTATGACTGGCTGACAGAACAGCTGATTGAAGGGGACGGGCCCCGGCAATATGAGTTTGCACGTCTGGATCTGACGAATACAGTCATGAGCAAAAGAAAGCTTCGTCAGCTGGTTGAAGGCGGCTATGTTCAGGGATGGGATGATCCTCGGATGCCGACGATCTCCGGTTTAAGGCGCAGAGGCTATACGCCGGAAGCGATCAGAGATTTCTGCGACCGTATCGGAGTAGCTAAAGCCAACAGCATTGTCGATGTCGCTTTGCTGGAACATTGCCTGCGTGAAGATCTGAATTCCAAAGCAAAGAGGGTCATGGCTGTCTTGGATCCCATCAAGGTCGTCCTGATCAATTATCCGGAAGACCAGGATGAATTCCTGGAAGCAGAGAACAGTCCGGAGGATCCGGAGGCAGGAGTCAGATTGATCCCGTTTTCGCGAACGATTTATATTGAACGCGAGGACTTTATGGAGGAGCCACCCAAAAAATTCTTCCGTCTTTCCCCCGGTAATGAAGTCCGGCTAAAACATGCCTATATTATTCAATGTGAAAGAGT is part of the Dehalobacter sp. genome and harbors:
- the glnS gene encoding glutamine--tRNA ligase — translated: RCVEENLDLFQRMRAGEFPNGAKVLRAKIDMSSPNLNMRDPVIYRIMHASHHRTGDTWCIYPMYDFAHPLSDALEHITHSICTMEFEDHRPLYDWLTEQLIEGDGPRQYEFARLDLTNTVMSKRKLRQLVEGGYVQGWDDPRMPTISGLRRRGYTPEAIRDFCDRIGVAKANSIVDVALLEHCLREDLNSKAKRVMAVLDPIKVVLINYPEDQDEFLEAENSPEDPEAGVRLIPFSRTIYIEREDFMEEPPKKFFRLSPGNEVRLKHAYIIQCERVLKDEDGQIIEIHCTYDPDTKSGGSASSRKVKGTLHWVSAAHAEDAEVRLYDYLIRDDQYTEDDSGESDDFLARINPDSRQILTRCKIEPGLKEADPGSKYQFLRQGYFCADLKDHSTDHPVFNQIVGLRDSWAKMNK